The genome window CCGGTTGCGGCGTGTTCTTTTCGGGCACGGATTGTTGCGGTTGCGGTGTGGGTTCAACCGAACGGGATTGTGCGGCTGTGCTATCCGCTCCGGTTTCCTGTGCGATTGCAGTTGCCAGTCCGGCAACCAGCAGCAGACAAACAATCCACCGAAAGGAACAGTAACGGAATCTATAAAAAAGTGTTTTCATCTTTGGTTACCCTTTTGCGGATTAGTGCAAAATATTATTGCTTTTTAACGCGCGAACGGTCGGGCGATACAAAAACGGGTGTAGCTGAAAATCATCGCCGTGTGCGGGAATAAGAATCCCTTTTCGCCGCAGCACGTTGAACACTGCGTCGCTGCTTTCCAATGAGCGATGAAAAACGCTGGCATGTTCGGCAATGCTCAGCGTTTCGTGCTGCAACAATGCGCCGAGCGTGAACAACTCGATGCCGGAAAGCTGGTAAATAAATGAATAATCAAACTCCACCGATGCAGAAAGCACCAGTTTGTTATCTTCTATTTTGTTGATCGCCCGCAGCCAATACAACATCGCCACAGAAATATTGCCCTGGGAAACCTCTTGCAATTGCTCAAAAAAGCGATCTTTCAAAAACTGGTGTCGGGCATCGTCGGAGTCCAGTTTGCGAAACTGGCGATTATTTTTTATCGATTCCGGTGCATCGAATGCCAATTCGTAACCGGTAATCCGGTGGCGTTTCAAAATTATGCTTTCCATATCTTCACGTTTCAATCCGTCCAGAAGCAGCACACGTTGGAATTGTTGGGAAATATTGATCACTTTATCGAGATATTCCCAACAATACAGCGTGCTGCTCAACACCCAAAACACATGCTCCTGCGTGTGCGCCACCAGTTGCAAAAACCGGCGGATCAGGTCAAACCCATCCACGGTTTTCAGGAACATGTTTTGGATATTTTCAACAATGCAGACCTGTTTCTGGTCCAGTTTTATCAGCGATGCTTCGAAAGTGGAAAGCGTTTCGCCGGGCACATCCGGAAATAGCTTGTGGAGAAGCGGCATAAACGCGGCTTCGGTGTACACGGTTTCTTCGAGCACAATTTTTTTGATCGGATACAATTTGTAAATTTCTTTTTCTGCAAAATTAAGCAGGGTTGTGCGCCCACCGCCTTTTTCTCCGATGATCACGGTGGACATAAACCGTTCGCTATCCCAATCTTTCAAATCGGATTTCAGGATATCCATCTCCTTTTCGCGACCGGCAAACAGTCGCTCATCGTTCAGCGGTTTGTTTTCGAACAAACGTTGATAGATAAACGGCAATGCAGCAATACGCTGGCGAGTTTCGGTGAGGAAGCGAAATAATTGCTCTTTCGTTGCGGTGGAAGTGGTCACAAGCCCGGTAAATTTCCCGATCCGCAAATATTGCTCATAAATACCTTTGGCAAAACTCCGGATACGCTGCCAAGCTCGCGGCAGTGCGTATTTAATGAATTCCCATGCTTTACGGCGGCTTTCGCGAAATTTTTCTTCCGCTTTGGCGCGCATCAACTGAATTTTCAGTTCGAGTAATTTTTCATCATCCAACAATTCCTGAACACTGCTGATAAACTGGTGTGAAATTTCGAACAGTTCGCGGGAAGTTTCCGTTTCCAGCCGAACTGTTTCGTTTTGATATCCTTGCAGCCGTTCGCGCGCCCGTTTTAATCCGTCGTTGAAATGCTGTATCGCCAGCGCCGATTCTTCTTGCTCCTGCAGAGAATCCAGCGCCGCCTTTAAATTGAACTCGACCACCTGGTCCAGCTCGGTTACACCATTCACTATTTTTGTGAATCGCTGCTGAATATTTTTGTCGCATTTGTTGCATTTTGTTTGCAACAAACTAAGCAGGCTGTGCTCAAACAATTCCTGCAGCGGAATATCGTCCACTTCGGATTTCGGTGGAATATTTTCCGTATCGCGACGGGTGAAAATCGATTGGTGTTTGGGCAAATCTGTCGTGGTTTGCTGCGCTTCATAAATATAACGGCTGATCACCTGATTAAACTGTGCCTTCACAAATGCATCGGTGGTTTCCGGCAGAACGGTTTTGCGCAGTTCGCGCAAAAGGTCATAATGCTCGGTATTCATTTGTTTACGCAATTGAACAATACTGCCGGGTTCCATTTCGGCAAAACGGTTTATCGATTTTTCAAAAATAGCATCCGCATTTTTCAGCGGCGGGAAAACCTGTTTCTGCACTTTTTCACTCAAACTGGCGATGGTCAGCAAATACGCGCGGCCAACATCCATTTGAATAACTTTCAGCGCGGTATCGCCAATCCAGTCCTCTTTTTCGGCGACGAAGTGGCGTTCCCACACCGGACGATGGGCATTGTAATGAATCTCCAGCGAATGCCGGCGTTTTTGCTGCCGCCGTACACCATAGTGATAGTGCGGATGTGCGAAACTCCCCGCAAACGCCAGCAATTTTGTAAATGTTGAACAAACTTGTTCGCAATGTTTATCCAGCACAGGTTTGCGAAGCTCAACAAATTTTTCCAGTTCCGTCGGCAACGTTGCCAGCGATTCCTGATATGGTTGAACCGCAGCTAACGATTTTTCCAGAATTTCCGCCGGATGCTGCTGCCAATCGGTTTGCGCGTTATCCAGCAACAAAAACAGCCGGGTAGTTTCCTGCATTACCCGGTGGGCGGCGGCAAGCTGCTGTGCCGCAAATCGCAGAAAATGTTCCCATTCATCCATCAAAAATTGTTCGGTAGTTTGCTGCAGATAATATGTTGCAAAATCGTGCAGTTGAACGCGACGAATCGCTGTCTTTTTGCGGAACACATTCCGGAAACGGCGAGCATTTTTCCAGACCAGCACGGTTGTGGCATCACCCGTTTCCAATTGGGTGTCCGTTGGCTCAATCGGCAAATCCACCTGCGGCGGATAATTGGTCAGCCATTCTTCGAATCGTTTATCCCAATTTTCCAGCATTTGCGCTACCGGCACATCGCCGGCATAATGCAGCTCGCTTAAATGAAGTTGGATGTGGCGAAAATAGTCCTGCCAAAGTCGCCAAACCGGGCGTAAATCTTCCGGATTTTTCAACTCCCGAATTGAATTCAGCACAACATTCAGTTGCTGATTGAAGAAATCCAGTGTTTTCCGATGAGCTGCTGTCCAGCTTTGCAAACAGGCATCGTGATGTTTCTGCAAAATCTGCAGATACGCCTGCGTCATTTCACCGGAAAGCGATTGATGGGTTGTAGCTGGCATCGATTTAGGTTCGATCAAGCGGTAACTTCCTGTTTTATGTTTATTTGTATCACTTAAATCTAAAGGAAAATGCCCGGAATTCAAAATTTTTTATGGTGATGATCCATCCTTATACCACAGCATGCACATTTTACGATGGATTTATTTTTTCACTTTTATAATTTTCTACAAAAAAAATGCGACAGGGCGGCAACTTATTTTCAAACGCTCCCGTAGTATATTTCAGGCGGAGGTAAAACCTGAATCTTTCAGAAATGAAAGGGGATTTACCATGAAAATCTTTTCGAAAATAACCTGGATAATGTTGTTAAGTGTATGTGTATTTGGTTTCGCAACTGCAAATGCCCAAACCAAAGCCACAGTAAATTGGGATTTGTTTAGCGAAAATCTAGTGCATGCGCTGAAATCGGATAACGCCGGATTGCGCCACTCGGCAATGCAATTGGTAATTCGCCACGGCGAAAATCTGGATGTTCGCGATGCGTTGTTTGATGTGGTTCACGTTTTTCGCAGCAACAAAGACCGTAATGTGCGATTGCTGGCACTCGCTGCAATTTCCAAAATGAACAGCAACTGGGCAATGTATTTCCTGAAACGCAGCACCAAATTTGAGAAAGATCCGGTAGTTCAACGGCATGTATTGGCTTATGTTGCCCAATATGAGATGGATAAAAACCAGGTTGAGTCTGTGGCGTTGGCACAAAATTTCTGAGCATCTGACGTTTCAACCATTCATAAAATCCCCGTGTGGCAATCATACGGGGATTTTTTTTGGTTTGAAAGATTCCGCTTTCGCGCTAACTTTTTGTTGTGAAAACAAATAAAATGCTCTGGAGAAAACGCCAAAAATGAAATGCCCCCGCTGTGGATTAATTGTAACCGATGAAGTGCCAGCTTGCGAAGGATGTCATTTTACGATTGCCGATCTCGACAAATTGCTGCCAAAACCACCGCAACAAAACGGCAGCGTAAACGATTTTGCCGGACTTTTTTCGCAGGATGAACAGCAATTATTGACCGAACAATTGATAGAATTTTCCCAAAAATATGCCGGAGAATTGGTCATTATCACAATACAAAACGCCGATCCGGTGAAGGCGTCCGAATATGTTTTTTGGCTGTTCAACCGCTGGCAAATTGGCGACGACCGGCACAAAGGCATCGCAATTTTGCTCGCGGAGGAAAATCGCAGGGTGGAAAGCGAAGTCGGCTACGGCTGGGAACCGATTATTTCCGATCCGGAATCCGGTGAAATTCTGGATACGGTAGTGGTTCCGCAGCTCAAAAACGGCGATTATTTTTCGGCGATGCAAACCGCCATTCGCGAAATCGACAAATTGATGCAATCGAATTTGGATAGCATTTCACCCGAAACGGATTCCCCGAAAGCCTGATATGTTGAAAAATCGATCGATTTCAGTCCACAACTTATTGTTTTATCTACAAATAGCAATTATTCTGTTTAACGGCTTGCTGTTTGCAGAAATACCGCAACAGGTGCCCAATCCGCGCGCCACGCTGGATAATTGGGTAACGGATTTAACCGGAACGCTATCCGCAGAGGAAATCAGCCAAATTAACGCCATAATTTCCACAATGGAATCGCAAACCAGCGTTGAAATGGCGGTGGTCATCATTCGACAAACGGACGGGCGATCGGTAAAAGAATTTGCCACGGATTTATTCAATTTGTGGGGCGTTGGCAAAGGCAGCAACGATAACGGCGTTTTGGTGCTGTTGTCCATGGGCGACCGGCGAATTGAGGTAGAAACCGGTTACGGCGCAGAGGGCGTTTTGCCGGATGGCAGGGTCGGGCAAATTTTGGATGATGTTGTGATACCGCGTTTCCGCGATGGCGATTTTGGGCGCGGTTTGGTGGATGGCGTTCGGGAGATGTCACGAGTC of Calditrichia bacterium contains these proteins:
- a CDS encoding TPM domain-containing protein, which gives rise to MKCPRCGLIVTDEVPACEGCHFTIADLDKLLPKPPQQNGSVNDFAGLFSQDEQQLLTEQLIEFSQKYAGELVIITIQNADPVKASEYVFWLFNRWQIGDDRHKGIAILLAEENRRVESEVGYGWEPIISDPESGEILDTVVVPQLKNGDYFSAMQTAIREIDKLMQSNLDSISPETDSPKA